From one Lactiplantibacillus paraplantarum genomic stretch:
- a CDS encoding YceD family protein, giving the protein MKWSLSQLKTYRETPLQFDEALDLKHSLMSRYPEIIDVKSVHATGLASYDKDNVLITAKIDAMLTLPSSRSLTPVDVPLAFQMTEYYVPQGTDLSRFDEETDTVIILPEDDILDFDVAVEDNILIHIPMQILSEAEQDGAPMPTGKGWEVLSEDDQALQAAELKTVDPRLAKLKNLFPDQEDKD; this is encoded by the coding sequence ATGAAATGGTCACTTTCACAACTTAAAACGTACCGTGAAACGCCACTTCAGTTTGATGAAGCATTGGATTTAAAACACTCCTTGATGAGCCGTTATCCAGAAATCATCGATGTTAAGTCAGTTCATGCAACTGGTTTAGCTAGTTACGATAAGGATAATGTGTTGATCACTGCGAAGATTGACGCAATGTTAACGTTGCCGTCCAGTCGATCGCTGACGCCAGTGGATGTGCCATTGGCTTTTCAGATGACAGAATATTATGTTCCCCAGGGAACGGATCTCAGTCGTTTTGACGAGGAGACCGATACGGTAATTATTTTACCTGAAGATGATATTTTAGACTTTGATGTCGCTGTGGAGGATAATATTTTAATTCACATCCCCATGCAGATTCTTTCTGAAGCTGAGCAAGACGGGGCCCCAATGCCGACTGGTAAGGGCTGGGAAGTCCTCTCTGAGGATGACCAAGCGTTGCAAGCTGCAGAACTTAAAACTGTTGATCCGCGTTTAGCTAAGTTAAAAAACCTGTTCCCTGATCAGGAAGACAAGGATTAA
- the rpmF gene encoding 50S ribosomal protein L32, with protein MAVPARRTSKMRKRNRRGHIKLATPNLAPCPNCGELRVSHRVCPSCGYYNGKQVVKVNN; from the coding sequence ATGGCTGTACCAGCAAGAAGAACATCTAAGATGCGTAAACGCAACCGTCGTGGTCATATTAAATTGGCTACACCAAATTTGGCACCATGCCCAAATTGTGGCGAATTACGTGTATCACACCGTGTTTGCCCAAGTTGTGGTTACTACAATGGCAAGCAAGTCGTAAAAGTAAACAACTAA
- a CDS encoding PepSY domain-containing protein, whose protein sequence is MTIKGYGLGIMLLSVALLAGCTSNQSVKNNDNRQQSSSQSSSAKSVTATTKVSLTAAIKAFQQQYPDASITSIELETKLGRPVYTLEGDGGTQEHELQLNGRTGKVISKKSEQLDQEDQADHKANQLNLSKVISPSKAVAIAVHDRNGGHATELKLDKETGITYWEVQVRQGQRQVDVKIDAHKGSILETEHDD, encoded by the coding sequence ATGACTATCAAAGGTTATGGACTTGGAATTATGCTACTGAGTGTTGCATTGTTAGCCGGATGTACTTCAAATCAGTCTGTGAAAAATAATGATAACCGACAACAATCGAGCAGCCAAAGTAGTTCGGCCAAAAGCGTGACGGCCACGACTAAAGTTTCACTAACAGCGGCCATTAAAGCCTTTCAGCAGCAATATCCAGATGCAAGTATCACGAGTATCGAATTAGAAACTAAACTTGGCCGCCCCGTGTATACACTGGAAGGAGACGGTGGTACTCAGGAGCATGAATTACAGCTCAATGGTCGTACTGGAAAAGTAATCAGTAAAAAATCCGAGCAATTGGACCAAGAAGATCAAGCTGATCATAAGGCCAATCAACTGAATCTAAGTAAAGTGATTAGTCCTAGCAAGGCCGTCGCAATTGCGGTCCATGATCGAAACGGTGGCCACGCAACGGAACTCAAGTTAGATAAGGAGACCGGGATTACTTATTGGGAGGTTCAGGTTCGTCAAGGCCAACGGCAAGTTGACGTTAAGATCGACGCTCATAAAGGTAGTATATTGGAAACAGAACATGATGATTAA
- a CDS encoding cation diffusion facilitator family transporter: MRNNTPPNWHQIEHPVVISLKTARHHLWGNVAVYLGLFIIELLGAHWGHSQALRADAFNNLSGIFSTGLLMTGLFIASRTHDNDLFGAPIALKEQYQLGPRIQQSRFRFETIFTLLAGTIMAAIGLEIIIKGMITFATHTPLKNPGTVAGLAASFSFIALTILWAFNHYWSRKFNNAALTAASRDTFTDALTSLTTILTILITVSFHLH; this comes from the coding sequence ATGCGCAACAATACACCACCTAACTGGCATCAAATTGAACACCCCGTAGTTATCTCGCTCAAAACGGCCCGTCACCATCTTTGGGGCAACGTGGCCGTTTACTTAGGCCTATTTATCATTGAGCTCCTAGGTGCCCACTGGGGCCACTCACAAGCCTTACGAGCGGATGCTTTCAATAATCTGTCAGGAATTTTTTCGACTGGCTTACTCATGACCGGATTGTTTATCGCTAGTCGAACTCACGATAACGATCTGTTTGGCGCCCCTATCGCTCTCAAAGAGCAGTACCAATTAGGGCCCCGAATTCAGCAATCCCGCTTTCGTTTTGAGACCATTTTCACTTTACTTGCCGGCACCATTATGGCGGCCATTGGGCTCGAAATCATTATTAAAGGTATGATAACGTTTGCCACCCATACACCATTGAAAAACCCAGGAACCGTAGCTGGTCTAGCCGCGAGTTTCTCCTTTATTGCGTTAACAATTTTGTGGGCCTTCAATCATTACTGGAGCCGTAAATTTAATAATGCCGCCCTGACCGCTGCCAGTCGTGATACCTTTACGGATGCTCTGACCAGTCTAACAACGATTCTCACGATCCTAATAACCGTTAGCTTCCATCTTCACTGA
- the gndA gene encoding NADP-dependent phosphogluconate dehydrogenase, which yields MSNEKPQIGVIGMAVMGKNLALNIESRGYKVAIFNRTGAKTEKVVKDHADKQLVPSYKIEDFVASLETPRRIIMMVKAGKPTDAVIDELLPLLDKGDVLIDGGNTNFNDTMARNARLDKSGINFIGMGVSGGELGALQGPSLMPGGQKEAYDLVAPILEKISAKAPQDGAPCVTYIGPNGAGHYVKMVHNGIEYGDEELIDESYNIMRNVAGLSVDEMADIFTDWNKGELSSYLIEITADILSRKDDLGADKTKPIVDMILDRGNNKGTGKWSSEDALNVQVPQSVITEAVYARYISMMKNERVAASKQLAGPTADVKLPAKEELVEKIRQALYFSKIMSYAQGFEQLRFASEHYGWDLKFGELAQIWRAGCIIRAQFLQNITDAFDKKPDLNNLLMDDYFTDIAAKYQQSTREVLSLAIQAGVPVPSFSAALSYYDSYRAEVLPANLLQAQRDYFGAHTYERTDREGLFHYSWYEEQ from the coding sequence ATGAGTAATGAAAAACCACAAATTGGTGTCATTGGGATGGCCGTCATGGGTAAAAACCTGGCGTTGAACATCGAAAGCCGCGGCTACAAGGTTGCGATTTTTAATCGGACCGGTGCCAAAACTGAAAAGGTCGTTAAGGACCACGCTGATAAACAATTAGTACCAAGCTATAAGATTGAAGACTTCGTAGCGTCACTTGAAACGCCACGTCGGATTATCATGATGGTTAAGGCTGGAAAACCAACTGATGCCGTGATTGATGAATTATTACCATTATTGGATAAGGGTGATGTCTTAATTGATGGTGGGAACACCAACTTTAATGACACGATGGCCCGTAACGCTCGCTTAGATAAATCCGGTATCAACTTTATCGGCATGGGCGTTTCCGGTGGTGAATTAGGTGCCTTACAAGGGCCTTCATTGATGCCTGGTGGTCAAAAGGAAGCTTACGATTTAGTTGCCCCAATCTTAGAAAAGATTTCCGCAAAAGCGCCTCAAGACGGGGCACCTTGTGTCACTTACATCGGCCCTAACGGTGCTGGTCACTATGTTAAGATGGTTCACAATGGGATCGAATATGGTGATGAAGAGTTAATCGATGAATCATACAATATTATGCGTAACGTGGCGGGTTTATCCGTTGACGAAATGGCTGACATTTTCACTGACTGGAACAAGGGTGAATTAAGCAGCTACTTGATTGAAATTACCGCTGACATTTTGTCACGTAAGGATGATTTAGGCGCTGATAAGACTAAGCCGATTGTTGACATGATCTTGGACCGTGGGAACAACAAAGGGACTGGTAAGTGGAGCTCTGAAGATGCGTTGAACGTTCAAGTGCCACAATCAGTTATCACGGAAGCCGTTTATGCACGTTACATCTCGATGATGAAGAACGAACGGGTCGCTGCTTCTAAGCAGTTAGCTGGTCCAACTGCTGATGTTAAATTACCAGCCAAAGAAGAATTGGTTGAAAAGATTCGGCAAGCGCTCTACTTCAGCAAAATCATGAGTTACGCTCAAGGCTTTGAACAACTCCGCTTTGCTTCCGAACATTACGGTTGGGACTTGAAGTTTGGGGAACTTGCTCAAATCTGGCGTGCCGGCTGCATTATCCGGGCACAATTCTTACAAAACATCACGGATGCTTTTGACAAGAAACCAGACTTAAATAACTTATTGATGGACGACTACTTCACTGATATCGCCGCTAAGTACCAACAATCAACACGTGAAGTGCTTAGCTTAGCCATCCAAGCGGGTGTGCCAGTGCCTTCATTTAGTGCCGCATTGTCATACTACGACTCATATCGGGCCGAAGTTTTACCTGCTAACTTATTACAAGCACAACGCGATTACTTTGGTGCTCATACGTATGAACGGACTGACCGTGAAGGCTTGTTCCATTACAGTTGGTATGAAGAACAATAA